CTGATATTTTGACTCAAGGAAATCTTCAACCGAATAACGAATACCGTTTGTTCACAGAGAAAATGGTGAAGATTGCAAGCCGTAAAAGCCGCATGAAATATGCATGGATTGCGACTTGCGGAACAATGGCGAATGAAAATGCGTTGAAACTTTCTCGTCAGAAAAATTCTCCAGCGCGTTTTGTGATGAGCTTTAAAGATGCTTTCGCGGGCCGTTCAACAATGATGGCGGAAGTGACTGACAACCCAGCTTACAAACAAGGTTTGCCTGAATACCATGAAGTATTGCGCGTTCCATTCTTTGATAAACGTGATCCGCGTTCTGGTGAAAAAGCTTTGAGCGTGATGAAAGAACACGTTGCAAAACATGAAGGCAACATCTCTGTTTTCGGTTTTGAACCGATGCTTGGAGAAGGTGGATATCAAGCGGCTCCTCGCGAGTTCTTTGTGCCACTTCTTGATTTCTGTAAATCTAAAAACATCGCAGTGTGGGCGGATGAAGTGCAAACTTTCACTCGCACAGGTGAATACTTTGCGTTTGAAACTTTGGATATCGGTCAATACATCGACATTTGCACGATCGCAAAAACGGCGCAAATCGGTGCGACTCTTTACACAGAAGAATACAATCCAAAACCAGGTTTGATCGCGGGAACATTTTCTGGATCAACTCCTTCTTTGAGTGCGGGTATGGAAATGCTCGACATGCTTTCTGAAGGTTACTTGGGACCTGATGGTCGCATCAGGAAAATCCACAAGCGTTTCATCGACGGTATCAATCGTATGAATGAAACGACTTGCAAAGGGATTGCACAAGATGCAGGTGGTATGGGCTTGATGATCGCTTTCACTCCGCATGATGGAAAAAAAGAAAGTGTGAATGCCTTCTTGAATAAACTTTATCAAAACGGCGTGATTGCTTTCCCTTGCGGTAAAGATCCAGTGCGCGCTCGTTTCTTGGTGCCAGCGATCATTCAAGACGAAGACATCGACATCGCGTTGAAAATGATTGAGAAAACTTTGCTCGAAGGAGTTTAGTTGGATTTTATCGAAGCCTGCAGGCAGCTTATCTCCATCGATAGCACACCCACTCACGGCAATAGAGATCTCGCGCGGTGGGTGGCGGCGTTTTGCCGTCAAAAAGGTTTGCACGTCGAGGAACAGGAAGAGGTTGTCGGCGATCTTGTGCAAGTGAACGTGATTGCGCGTCCGACGGAAGAAAGGCCCACTGCCGAGATGTTATTACAAACGCATCTCGACACGGTTGATCCGGGGCCTTTTTCTCTTTGGACGGAAACAGGGGCTAATCCTTTTGACGCTCACATCATTGATGGAAAAATCCATGGTTTGGGTGCCGCCGACGTAAAGCTTGATTTTTTGTGTAAGCTTGAGGCGGTGGCTTCTTTTGGTAAAAACCGCGCTTGGCGTTTGCCTCCAGTTTTGGTTGGAACTTTCGGTGAAGAATCGGGAATGCAAGGAGCGCTTAAGCTCATTCGCAAAAACAAAGTCTCTGCAAAGATGGCTTTGATTGGAGAGCCCAGCGACTTGCAAGTGATCAACGCCGCCAAAGGTTTTGCAAGTGTTGAGATTCGTGTTCCGTTTTCAGAGGAAGAAACTCGTTATCGCCAAGAACACAACTTGCGCGAGAGTACTTCGACGCAATCAAAACTTTTCCGCGGAAAAGCCGCGCACTCTTCCACTCCGCATTTGGGTGAAAGTGCGATTGTGAAAATGCTGGAGTATCTGATGATGCTTCCGGATTCCGTGAACATCATGGAGATGGACGGCGGCATTAATTTCAATACGGTTCCAAGCAATGCATTTTTAGAAATCGATATGGTGACGATGATCCAAAATCCGATTGCTAAAAAGATTGCGAATATTTATCGCGCTGTAAAAACTTTGGAACTGGAGTTTTTGGATTTTAAAGATGATGACTTTCATCCAAGCACTCCAACTTTGAATATTGGTTTAGTAAGAACAAATGAAGACGACATTCAGCTTTCGGGCACATGTCGTATTCCGCCGATCATCACGCACGAGATTTATGAAGGTTGGATGGACCGCCTTCGTCAGGTGTGTGAAGAAAACGGTGCGAGCTTCCGTGTGAATGACTATAAAAAACCCTTCCGCACAGAGGTGAATTCTATTTTGGTGAAGGGTTGTTTGGATGAATTGCGTGCGATGGGTCTTAGCGACCGTCCGATCACGCAAGCTTCCACAAACGAGGCGAGTATTTTTTCTCGCATCGGAGTTGATTGTGTGTGTTTTGGTCCCGGCAGAAGGGAAGGAAACGTGCACACTCCGCAAGAGCATGTGGCTTTGGCGGACCTTGAGAAGGCAACTCAATTTTATAAAAGGATCATTGAAAGGTTTTGTTTATGAGTTTTATCATCCGGTCGGTACAGTACGATGATTTGAATCAACTGGTGGATTTGGCAAAGCAGTTTAATTTGCTCAATCTTCCTGGAGATAAAAAAGTTATTGGCGAAAAAATTGAACGCAGTGAAAATTCTTTTGCGGGAAAACTTCCTAAGCACCAGTCAGAATACTTGTTTGTTGTCGAAGACGTAGAAGAAAAATGCGTTGTCGGAAGTTCTTTGGTTCTTGCCAAGCACGGAACGGACGAAGTTCCGCATAGCTTTTTTAGAATTTTTAAAAGAGATCACTTTTCTCAAGATTTAGGAATTGGATTTATTCATCAAGTTTTGCGCTTTCAGTTGGATTTTAACGGGCCAACAGAAATCGGAGGACTTCTTGTTGATAAATCATACAGACGTCGTCCTGAGAAACTGGGAAAACAAATCAGTCTTTCTCGTTTCTTGTACATGGGTCTTTATCCTGAAAAATTTGAAGACCGTGTTTTGTGTGAATTGACGCCACCGTTAACTGATGAAGGTCGCAGTGAATTCTGGGAAGCTCTTGGCAGAAGGTTTACTGGTCTTCCGTATCAAGAAGCGGATTTACTCAGTCAATCACACAAGGAATTTATCGAAAGTCTTTTTCCGCAAGATGATATTTATCTGTGCTTGCTTGATTCAAAGGCGCGCCTGGTTTTAGGACGCGTCGGTGAAGCAACAAAACCGGCACAACATCTTTTGGAAAGCATTGGATTTAGTTATCTTGATGAGGTTGATCCATTTGATGGAGGACCTCACTATGGCGCAAACACCGCGGATATTTTGCCAATCAAGTACGGCAAAAGAGCCAAAGTCGCCGAATTTAAAGATGCCTCTTACAAAGAACAAATGCTTGTGGCCACAACAGGCGAAGAGTTTAAAGTCTCTTTAGCATCCGTTGATATCCGCGACGGTGAAGTGGCGATTGCTCCAAAGTTTAGACAGCTTTTGGGCGTTGAAGTTGGCGAAGAAGTTTATATGTCTCCATTTAATTACAATAGAGGAAGATAAGACATGAGCACCACCATGTTTGACGTGAAATACAAAGGTGATTTTATCAACGGACGCTTTGTTCCTGTGACTAAGGGCGATGGCGAATTTAAAGACATTAGTCCTTCGGATTTGAACGACACTGTGATGACGGTGCCGTTTAAGCACGATCATATTGATGAAGCGTGTGTGGCGGCGAAAAAAGCGTATCCGGCGTGGGCGACTCTTTCGATGAACGAAAGAAAAAATTATTTGATGCGCTTAAAAGAACTTTTTGATGCAAACGCTGAACAGATGGCGCAAATCATTTCCCGCGACACCGGAAAACCGACATGGGAAGCGATGACGGAAGCCAAGGCTTTGGGTGCAAAGATTGATATCACTTTGAATCACTCTTTGAACTTGGTGGCTGAAGAAAGAATCACGAATGCTCTTCCACAAGTCGACGGTGTGATTCGTCACCGCTCGCGTGGCGTGATGGCGGTTGTCGGACCATTTAATTTCCCGGCACATTTGCCAAATGGTCATATCATTCCAGCATTGATTGCGGGAAACACGGTTGTCTTTAAACCTTCTGAGCAAACTCCGGCTGTGGGTCAGTTCATGGCGGAACTTTTTGAAAGAGCGCAGTTCCCACAAGGTGTTTTCAATCTTGTGCAAGGAGACGGCGCAGCCGGTGGGCGCTTGGTTGCAAACGAGCATGTTGATGGAATCTTGTTCACAGGTTCTTACGAAGTGGGACTTAAAATCAAGCAAGAGACTTTGACTCACTACTGGAAAATCTTGGCTCTTGAAATGGGCGGTAAGAATGCCACTGTGGTGTGGGAAGACGCCGATATGGATAAGGCGATCTACGAAAGTTTGGTCGGTGCTTACATGACCGCAGGCCAACGCTGTTCTTGCACAAGTCGAATCATTCTTCATCCCAAAATCGCCGATGAATTTACTGAAAGATTCTATCAAGCGGCTAAAAAACTCACGATCGGCCACTGGACGGAAAATACTTTCATGGGAACTTTGATCAATGCTGCGGCTGTTGAAAAATACATCCGCTTCCAGGAGATCGCCAACCGTGAAAACTGTGAAAGCTTGATGCGCGGTAAATCTTTGGATTTAAAACACAAAGGTTACTATGTGACTCCAAGCATTCACTTGGTGAATAAGTTTGATCCAAACAGCGTTTACCAAAAATCTGAAATCTTTGGTCCGAACGTTGCTATCTATCAAACAGACAACTGGGATCATGCGATGGAGATTGTGAACTCAACAGGTTACGGCCTTGTGATGGCGCTCTTCTCTAAAAACAAAGCTCTTTATGAAGATGCATTGTTTAAAGCACGCGTAGGACTTCTGAACTGGAACCGTACAACGAACGGTGCAAGTTCTCGTTTGCCATTTGGTGGTTTTGGTAAATCAGGCAATGACCGTCCGTCAGCGCACTTTGCAATTCAATATTGCACAATGCCTGTGGCAAGCCTTGAAGATCCGACTCCTTTTGATCCGACAAAAATTTTGCCGGGTATGAATTTGGATATGAAATAATGAAGAAGACTTTTCTTGTTCTCATTCTGGCAGTGGTGGCGTTGCTGGTATCTATCGGCGGGGGAGTGGCGTATTTAGGATATTCGTTCATGAATACGCGCCCTAGCGATGTCGCTCAAGATGTGGTTTACGAAGTCACTCCGGGCAAAGGATTTAATTCCATCGCAACGGAATTAGAACAAAAGGCATTGATCAAAAATGCCTTCTTCTTTTCGATGTATGCACGAATTAAAGGTGAGCGTTCGAAGTTAAAGGTCGGCGAATATCTTTTACGTACAAACATGACGCCGAAAGAAGTTCTTGAGACCATCACTTCGGGAAAAAGCATTGCTCGCAGCTTCACTGTCAGCGAAGGTCTTAGCGTTTATGAAATCGCAGACCTTTATCAAAAGCAGGGCTTTGGAACTTCGCAAGAGTTTTTGTCTTTAGTGCATGACCCGCAGCTTGTAAAAAGTCTGCTAGGTGAGACGCAAGAAAGTTTGGAAGGATATCTTTTCCCTGAAACATACATGCTTACGAAATACACGGATACAAGAACTTTGATCTCAAACATGGTGAAGAGATTCTTGTACGTGTATAACGAGGTTTTGCCTCAAGCAAGTATCCAGGGTTGGCAACGTCATCAAGTCGTGACGCTAGCAAGTATTATTGAAAAAGAAACCGGAGCTCCAGAAGAGCGTCCCAAGATTTCTTCAGTCTTCCATAACCGTTTGCTAAAGAAGATGCGCCTGCAAACAGATCCTACAGTGATCTATGGGAAAGCTGAAAAGACAGGGCACATTGAAATCAATATCACTCGTGCGGATCTAACAACGCCCACTCGTTACAACACCTATGTGATCTATGGTTTGCCACCGGGTCCTATAGCGAACCCGGGAAGAGAAGCCTTGCTTGCGGCTTTAAAGCCAGAACACACGGATTACTTGTTCTTTGTGAGTCAAAACGATGGAACCCATG
This region of Bdellovibrio sp. BCCA genomic DNA includes:
- a CDS encoding aminotransferase class III-fold pyridoxal phosphate-dependent enzyme, translated to MSSLVGHQIQQSEKIKTLVQDLVNEVTKLNSQISGIRAPLDEFKEAGKQKFDSTGQFRGRPLHYPYMGTGSGRGPYVELEDGSVKLDLINGIGIHLMGHANPRVMTAAVRGSLADILTQGNLQPNNEYRLFTEKMVKIASRKSRMKYAWIATCGTMANENALKLSRQKNSPARFVMSFKDAFAGRSTMMAEVTDNPAYKQGLPEYHEVLRVPFFDKRDPRSGEKALSVMKEHVAKHEGNISVFGFEPMLGEGGYQAAPREFFVPLLDFCKSKNIAVWADEVQTFTRTGEYFAFETLDIGQYIDICTIAKTAQIGATLYTEEYNPKPGLIAGTFSGSTPSLSAGMEMLDMLSEGYLGPDGRIRKIHKRFIDGINRMNETTCKGIAQDAGGMGLMIAFTPHDGKKESVNAFLNKLYQNGVIAFPCGKDPVRARFLVPAIIQDEDIDIALKMIEKTLLEGV
- a CDS encoding succinylglutamate-semialdehyde dehydrogenase is translated as MSTTMFDVKYKGDFINGRFVPVTKGDGEFKDISPSDLNDTVMTVPFKHDHIDEACVAAKKAYPAWATLSMNERKNYLMRLKELFDANAEQMAQIISRDTGKPTWEAMTEAKALGAKIDITLNHSLNLVAEERITNALPQVDGVIRHRSRGVMAVVGPFNFPAHLPNGHIIPALIAGNTVVFKPSEQTPAVGQFMAELFERAQFPQGVFNLVQGDGAAGGRLVANEHVDGILFTGSYEVGLKIKQETLTHYWKILALEMGGKNATVVWEDADMDKAIYESLVGAYMTAGQRCSCTSRIILHPKIADEFTERFYQAAKKLTIGHWTENTFMGTLINAAAVEKYIRFQEIANRENCESLMRGKSLDLKHKGYYVTPSIHLVNKFDPNSVYQKSEIFGPNVAIYQTDNWDHAMEIVNSTGYGLVMALFSKNKALYEDALFKARVGLLNWNRTTNGASSRLPFGGFGKSGNDRPSAHFAIQYCTMPVASLEDPTPFDPTKILPGMNLDMK
- a CDS encoding M20 family metallopeptidase codes for the protein MDFIEACRQLISIDSTPTHGNRDLARWVAAFCRQKGLHVEEQEEVVGDLVQVNVIARPTEERPTAEMLLQTHLDTVDPGPFSLWTETGANPFDAHIIDGKIHGLGAADVKLDFLCKLEAVASFGKNRAWRLPPVLVGTFGEESGMQGALKLIRKNKVSAKMALIGEPSDLQVINAAKGFASVEIRVPFSEEETRYRQEHNLRESTSTQSKLFRGKAAHSSTPHLGESAIVKMLEYLMMLPDSVNIMEMDGGINFNTVPSNAFLEIDMVTMIQNPIAKKIANIYRAVKTLELEFLDFKDDDFHPSTPTLNIGLVRTNEDDIQLSGTCRIPPIITHEIYEGWMDRLRQVCEENGASFRVNDYKKPFRTEVNSILVKGCLDELRAMGLSDRPITQASTNEASIFSRIGVDCVCFGPGRREGNVHTPQEHVALADLEKATQFYKRIIERFCL
- the mltG gene encoding endolytic transglycosylase MltG gives rise to the protein MKKTFLVLILAVVALLVSIGGGVAYLGYSFMNTRPSDVAQDVVYEVTPGKGFNSIATELEQKALIKNAFFFSMYARIKGERSKLKVGEYLLRTNMTPKEVLETITSGKSIARSFTVSEGLSVYEIADLYQKQGFGTSQEFLSLVHDPQLVKSLLGETQESLEGYLFPETYMLTKYTDTRTLISNMVKRFLYVYNEVLPQASIQGWQRHQVVTLASIIEKETGAPEERPKISSVFHNRLLKKMRLQTDPTVIYGKAEKTGHIEINITRADLTTPTRYNTYVIYGLPPGPIANPGREALLAALKPEHTDYLFFVSQNDGTHVFSEDYQGHERAVKKFQLDRKAREGKSWRDLKKRETMPAKN
- a CDS encoding arginine N-succinyltransferase produces the protein MSFIIRSVQYDDLNQLVDLAKQFNLLNLPGDKKVIGEKIERSENSFAGKLPKHQSEYLFVVEDVEEKCVVGSSLVLAKHGTDEVPHSFFRIFKRDHFSQDLGIGFIHQVLRFQLDFNGPTEIGGLLVDKSYRRRPEKLGKQISLSRFLYMGLYPEKFEDRVLCELTPPLTDEGRSEFWEALGRRFTGLPYQEADLLSQSHKEFIESLFPQDDIYLCLLDSKARLVLGRVGEATKPAQHLLESIGFSYLDEVDPFDGGPHYGANTADILPIKYGKRAKVAEFKDASYKEQMLVATTGEEFKVSLASVDIRDGEVAIAPKFRQLLGVEVGEEVYMSPFNYNRGR